The following coding sequences are from one Romeriopsis navalis LEGE 11480 window:
- a CDS encoding carbon dioxide-concentrating mechanism protein CcmK, whose product MPQAVGSLETKGFPPILAAADAMIKAGRVTLVSYVKAGSARFAINIRGDVSEVKRAMEAGIDAAEKTPGGVLETWVIIPRPHENVEAVMDIEYTEEVEEFRAAVNGYSMITAQRQQGS is encoded by the coding sequence ATGCCACAGGCAGTTGGATCACTTGAAACAAAGGGGTTTCCCCCGATTTTGGCCGCCGCTGATGCGATGATTAAGGCCGGACGAGTGACGCTGGTGAGCTACGTAAAAGCGGGTAGTGCCCGGTTTGCAATTAATATTCGCGGCGACGTTTCGGAAGTGAAGCGGGCGATGGAAGCAGGCATTGATGCGGCAGAGAAGACACCGGGTGGCGTGCTTGAGACTTGGGTGATCATTCCGCGTCCACACGAGAACGTGGAAGCGGTGATGGATATCGAATACACCGAGGAAGTGGAGGAATTCCGCGCTGCGGTGAATGGTTACAGCATGATTACGGCGCAGCGTCAGCAGGGTTCGTAG